In Ovis aries strain OAR_USU_Benz2616 breed Rambouillet chromosome 13, ARS-UI_Ramb_v3.0, whole genome shotgun sequence, the following are encoded in one genomic region:
- the PCK1 gene encoding phosphoenolpyruvate carboxykinase, cytosolic [GTP]: MPPQLSDGLNYSAKIVRGSLDSLPQAVREFVESSAKLCRPDQVHICDGSEEENRQLLSHMEEEGVIKRLKKYDNCWLALTDPRDVARIESKTVIITREQRDTVPIPKTGLSQLGRWMSEEDFEKAFNVRFPGCMKGRTMYVIPFSMGPLGSPLSKIGIELTDSPYVVTSMRIMTRMGAAVLEALGDGEFVKCLHSVGCPLPLKKPLVNNWACNPELTLIAHLPDRREIISFGSGYGGNSLLGKKCFALRMASRLAKEEGWLAEHMLILGITNPKGQKKYFAAAFPSACGKTNLAMMNPTLPGWKVECVGDDIAWMKFDQQGNLRAINPENGFFGVAPGTSVKTNPNAIKTIQKNTIFTNVAETSDGGVYWEGIDQPLASGIKLISWKGKEWDPKDGEPCAHPNSRFCTPASQCPIIDPDWESPEGVPIEGIIFGGRRPVGVPLVYEALSWQHGVFVGAAMRSEATAAAEYKGKVIMHDPFAMRPFFGYNFGQYLAHWLSMAQRPAAKLPRIFHVNWFRKDKAGRFLWPGFGENSRVLEWMFNRVGGEGGAKLTPIGYIPSEDALDLRGLGDVDVKELFHISKEFWEEEVEEIQKYLEEQVNVDLPLEIKNQVLALKQRISQM, encoded by the exons ATGCCTCCTCAGCTCTCAGACGGCCTCAACTACTCAGCCAAAATCGTCCGGGGCTCCCTGGACAGCCTGCCCCAGGCCGTGAGGGAGTTCGTGGAGAGTAGCGCCAAGCTGTGCCGGCCCGACCAAGTCCACATCTGTGATGGGTCCGAGGAGGAGAACCGGCAGCTGCTGAGCCACATGGAGGAGGAGGGTGTGATCAAGAGGCTGAAGAAGTATGACAACTG ctggTTGGCTCTCACTGACCCCAGGGATGTGGCCAGAATTGAAAGCAAGACAGTCATCATCACTCGAGAGCAGAGAGATACGGTGCCCATCCCCAAAACCGGCCTCAGCCAGCTGGGCCGCTGGATGTCCGAGGAGGATTTTGAGAAAGCGTTCAACGTCCGATTTCCGGGGTGCATGAAAG GTCGCACCATGTATGTCATCCCGTTCAGCATGGGGCCCCTGggctctcctctgtccaagaTTGGCATCGAGCTGACAGACTCGCCCTACGTGGTGACCAGCATGCGCATCATGACGAGGATGGGCGCCGCCGTCCTGGAAGCACTGGGGGACGGCGAGTTCGTCAAGTGCCTCCACTCCGTGGGGTGCCCTCTGCCTTTAAAAA AGCCTTTGGTTAACAACTGGGCCTGTAACCCCGAGCTCACACTCATCGCCCACCTGCCCGACCGCCGAGAAATCATCTCCTTTGGGAGTGGGTACGGCGGGAACTCGCTCCTTGGGAAGAAGTGCTTTGCCCTCAGGATGGCCAGCCGGCTGGCCAAGGAGGAGGGGTGGCTGGCAGAGCATATGCTG ATTTTGGGCATCACCAACCCCAAGGGCCAGAAGAAGTACTTTGCGGCTGCGTTTCCCAGTGCCTGTGGGAAGACCAACCTGGCCATGATGAACCCTACTCTCCCGGGATGGAAAGTGGAGTGTGTGGGTGATGATATCGCCTGGATGAAATTTGACCAACAAG GTAACTTGCGGGCCATCAACCCAGAGAATGGGTTTTTTGGCGTCGCTCCGGGAACCTCTGTGAAGACAAACCCCAATGCCATCAAGACCATCCAGAAGAATACCATCTTCACCAACGTGGCCGAGACCAGTGACGGGGGTGTTTACTGGGAAGGCATTGACCAGCCACTGGCCTCAGGCATCAAGCTCATTTCCTGGAAGGGCAAGGAGTGGGACCCCAAGGATG GGGAGCCTTGTGCCCACCCCAACTCACGGTTCTGCACTCCGGCCAGCCAGTGCCCCATCATTGACCCTGACTGGGAGTCTCCAGAGGGTGTGCCCATTGAGGGCATCATCTTTGGAGGGCGCCGGCCTGTTG GTGTCCCTCTGGTCTACGAGGCTCTCAGCTGGCAGCACGGTGTGTTTGTGGGGGCGGCCATGAGATCTGAGGCCACGGCAGCAGCGGAGTACAAGG GCAAAGTCATCATGCACGACCCCTTCGCCATGCGCCCCTTCTTCGGCTACAACTTTGGCCAGTACCTGGCACACTGGCTCAGCATGGCCCAGCGTCCCGCAGCCAAGCTGCCCAGGATCTTCCATGTCAACTGGTTCCGAAAGGATAAGGCCGGCAGGTTCCTCTGGCCCGGCTTCGGCGAGAACTCCCGGGTGCTGGAGTGGATGTTCAACCGCGTGGGCGGGGAAGGCGGCGCCAAGCTCACGCCCATCGGCTACATCCCCAGTGAGGATGCCCTGGACCTCCGGGGCCTGGGGGATGTCGACGTGAAGGAGCTCTTCCACATCTCCAAGGAGTtctgggaggaggaggtggaagaAATACAGAAGTACCTGGAGGAGCAGGTGAACGTCGATCTACCCCTGGAGATCAAGAATCAGGTCCTGGCCCTGAAGCAGAGAATCAGCCAGATGTAA